A region from the Thermanaeromonas toyohensis ToBE genome encodes:
- a CDS encoding polysaccharide deacetylase family protein: MLASRGYHVITLKQLLDFLEGSPIPDNAVLITFDDGYESVHQYAFPELAKRHMPAVAFAIVKYVGQKLGNLQHYSWDGAKEMASAGITTQSHTYNLHSFGLLANGKNGPLLESPLKGQSITNYRNMVYQDLKRSREEIENHLQQPVYALALPFGSGGQTAIQAAADAGFKLIFTTHYGVVTRKSNPHALPRVNAGSPAITPAELDALIRAAAGTSASLKEQPTSPQPHTSVATDTRKAKRL; this comes from the coding sequence ATGCTTGCCTCTCGGGGTTACCATGTTATCACCCTGAAACAGCTGCTCGATTTTCTGGAAGGAAGCCCCATACCCGACAACGCCGTACTCATTACCTTTGATGATGGGTATGAGAGTGTCCACCAGTATGCCTTCCCGGAATTAGCCAAAAGACATATGCCGGCCGTAGCCTTCGCCATTGTTAAATACGTGGGCCAGAAATTGGGCAACCTCCAGCACTATAGCTGGGACGGGGCTAAGGAGATGGCCTCCGCTGGCATTACTACCCAATCCCACACTTACAATCTCCATAGCTTCGGTCTCTTGGCCAACGGTAAAAACGGTCCCCTCCTCGAGAGCCCTCTGAAGGGTCAAAGTATAACCAATTATAGAAATATGGTCTACCAAGACCTGAAGCGTTCCCGAGAAGAAATAGAAAACCATTTACAGCAGCCGGTGTATGCCCTGGCCCTTCCCTTTGGTTCCGGCGGACAGACAGCCATCCAAGCTGCTGCCGACGCTGGTTTTAAACTTATCTTTACTACCCATTATGGGGTCGTTACCCGCAAGAGCAACCCCCATGCCCTGCCCAGGGTTAACGCAGGTTCCCCAGCAATTACGCCAGCTGAGTTAGACGCCCTCATTCGAGCTGCAGCCGGGACAAGCGCTTCCCTGAAGGAGCAGCCAACATCGCCCCAACCCCATACCTCCGTAGCGACGGACACCAGAAAGGCAAAACGCCTCTAG
- a CDS encoding Sec-independent protein translocase subunit TatA/TatB, with the protein MFDIGFPELMLILTLVLIFYGPGKLPEIARSLGRAISEFKKAASNLASEIDTATDKERVASADAQGSDSVKGR; encoded by the coding sequence ATGTTTGATATAGGGTTTCCTGAATTGATGCTTATCCTCACTTTGGTTTTAATATTTTACGGTCCCGGTAAACTGCCAGAGATAGCGCGTTCTTTGGGTAGAGCCATCAGTGAATTTAAAAAGGCTGCCTCAAATCTTGCTAGTGAAATAGACACAGCTACAGATAAAGAAAGGGTGGCTAGCGCTGACGCACAAGGTAGTGATTCTGTCAAGGGCCGATAG
- the ytvI gene encoding sporulation integral membrane protein YtvI: protein MSGPSNHYTRLLYMLLVILITAVVFILTFYYLFPAVATIVKSLVSVLLPFVGGALLAAIIDPIVNFLQLRFHFPRTLATLATLLLLLFLVTWGIFILISSLVAEIQSLVSNLPLQAQNFAFIFQEFLNRLQQLYPFKDSSPPGFYETFQSALNNTALTAREVLVRALKALSVFLSSLPEMFIMLLITLVSAFFFSRDKNLVLENFYLIIPRRYRERALKILETFSRAVIGFLRAEIFLISLQTAQCIIGLLLLRVNYALVFAFLIGLSDFLPIIGPGAVFIPWIAIELITGHYSLGIALLVLYGSVITLRQILQPKLVAVNLGLYPLTTLIALYTGLKLLGVVGLALGPLTVVIFKTILASQSTSRDD from the coding sequence TTTCCTGCTGTAGCCACAATAGTAAAAAGCTTAGTTTCTGTCTTATTGCCTTTTGTTGGGGGTGCCTTGTTAGCAGCTATAATTGACCCTATAGTTAATTTTTTGCAGCTGCGCTTCCATTTTCCTCGCACCTTGGCTACCCTAGCAACCCTTTTGCTCCTTCTTTTTTTGGTAACCTGGGGAATCTTTATTCTTATATCCAGTTTGGTTGCTGAAATCCAGTCGCTAGTATCGAACTTGCCCTTACAGGCACAAAACTTTGCCTTTATCTTTCAGGAGTTTTTAAATCGCTTGCAGCAGCTATACCCTTTTAAAGATAGCTCGCCCCCTGGCTTCTATGAGACTTTCCAATCTGCTCTTAACAACACAGCATTAACTGCTAGGGAAGTTTTAGTAAGAGCTTTAAAGGCTCTTTCCGTTTTCTTAAGTTCCTTACCCGAAATGTTTATTATGCTGCTCATAACTTTAGTATCTGCCTTCTTTTTCAGCCGGGATAAAAATCTGGTATTGGAGAACTTCTATCTAATTATCCCACGCCGCTATCGGGAACGCGCACTAAAAATACTAGAGACCTTTAGCCGTGCTGTTATAGGATTTCTTAGGGCAGAAATATTTTTAATAAGCCTCCAGACAGCCCAATGCATCATTGGGCTGTTGCTGCTTAGAGTTAACTATGCCCTTGTCTTTGCTTTCCTTATTGGCTTATCAGATTTCTTGCCTATAATAGGGCCCGGGGCCGTGTTTATACCTTGGATTGCTATAGAATTGATCACAGGACATTATAGTTTAGGAATAGCCCTGCTAGTGCTATATGGTTCTGTAATTACCCTGCGCCAGATATTGCAGCCCAAGCTTGTAGCTGTTAACCTGGGCCTATACCCTCTTACTACTTTGATCGCCCTTTATACTGGATTAAAACTACTAGGAGTAGTGGGCCTAGCCCTGGGCCCCCTTACCGTGGTAATCTTCAAGACGATCTTAGCTTCCCAAAGTACCTCTAGAGATGATTAA
- a CDS encoding LCP family protein: protein MINLIMGIERLKKLIIALIAASIVSVGAGFFLAAKTFFQPPNPPNEEIGAKAGNSGENKSLYFNILLLGSDARPGETGGNTDTIIVAHMEGNRLALLSIPRDTLVTIPGHGKDKINAALSFGGPELTARIVSELIGVPVSKYVLVRWTGFINIIDLLGGVTINIPRDMYYYDPTDGPEYKIGLSKGVHHLNGHQALAFVRFREEALGDIDRTRQQQELLKALVQQAMQPATLLKLPWLLPEIYKNVETNISLQELLAIAKTMIDLKNITVVSQTLPGYFLTINGISYWGVKPELARQVAHALFEYGETTKEIVLAAPAPANQPLTPAYKGTLKTKVAQKAPAVTPVSTGEANKPLKENLSQLEAPINKKAVSKPQVSPPQNSSSSTTSKPNNGNSPKQVEEDKGKATPILEKHN from the coding sequence ATGATAAATTTAATAATGGGGATCGAGCGTTTAAAAAAACTAATAATTGCTCTTATAGCAGCTAGTATCGTAAGTGTAGGCGCGGGATTCTTCCTGGCCGCAAAAACTTTCTTCCAGCCCCCCAATCCACCCAATGAGGAAATAGGAGCTAAAGCGGGGAATTCAGGAGAGAACAAGTCTCTTTATTTTAATATCTTGCTTTTGGGAAGTGATGCCCGCCCAGGTGAAACAGGGGGAAATACGGATACTATAATCGTAGCTCATATGGAAGGGAACAGATTAGCTCTCTTATCGATCCCGCGCGATACTTTAGTTACTATCCCTGGACATGGAAAGGACAAGATTAACGCCGCTTTGAGCTTCGGTGGCCCTGAATTAACAGCTAGAATAGTGTCTGAGCTTATAGGCGTGCCGGTATCTAAATATGTACTGGTGCGGTGGACAGGCTTTATCAATATTATCGACCTGTTGGGTGGAGTAACTATAAACATACCCCGCGATATGTATTATTATGACCCCACCGATGGGCCGGAGTACAAAATTGGACTTTCCAAAGGGGTCCACCACCTAAATGGCCACCAAGCCCTAGCCTTTGTCCGCTTCCGGGAGGAAGCACTGGGCGATATTGACCGTACTAGGCAACAGCAAGAACTTCTTAAGGCGCTGGTCCAGCAAGCCATGCAACCGGCAACTTTACTTAAATTACCCTGGCTCTTGCCTGAAATCTATAAAAACGTAGAGACCAATATAAGCCTTCAGGAATTATTGGCTATAGCCAAGACAATGATAGATCTTAAAAACATAACTGTAGTTAGCCAAACCTTACCGGGCTATTTTTTGACTATAAACGGTATAAGTTATTGGGGAGTCAAGCCCGAACTAGCCCGCCAAGTAGCCCACGCTTTATTCGAGTACGGGGAAACAACGAAGGAAATTGTGCTGGCTGCTCCGGCACCTGCTAACCAGCCTCTAACCCCAGCTTATAAAGGTACCTTAAAAACCAAGGTAGCCCAGAAAGCACCTGCCGTTACTCCAGTTAGTACCGGAGAAGCCAATAAACCTCTTAAAGAAAATCTATCCCAGCTAGAAGCGCCTATTAACAAAAAGGCAGTTTCCAAGCCGCAAGTTTCTCCTCCCCAAAACAGCAGTAGTAGCACAACTAGTAAACCTAATAATGGCAATAGCCCGAAACAGGTTGAAGAAGATAAAGGTAAGGCGACCCCGATTTTAGAGAAACATAATTAA